A single Pantoea rwandensis DNA region contains:
- a CDS encoding ABC transporter substrate-binding protein — translation MPSLKSVKTGAISAMILTSAMMINDAQALTVYTAGPGSLSKSLATGFEKQTGIKVNIFQATTGKVMARLEAEQANPQADVLISASWDTAEDLQHRGWLLPYESANAAKVPEQFKTANYVAQGISALGIVWNTKSGTPEPKTWQDLTAPAFKDKVTTPDPALSGASLDLLIGLQNSEGEKAWQLFDQLKANGMVMSGPNAQAVTPVLQGAKAAVFGAVDYVTYNNIAQGESVKVIFPENGTVVAPRPMMILKSSQHADDAKKFVDYVLSDEGQEQVAKAWLMPARTDIKAQRPLFTEIKLLPANSDGSSERSAVLKRFGALFGQ, via the coding sequence ATGCCATCTCTCAAGTCAGTTAAAACAGGAGCCATCAGCGCGATGATTTTGACTTCCGCTATGATGATCAACGATGCCCAGGCGCTGACGGTTTATACCGCCGGTCCGGGTTCGCTATCAAAAAGTCTTGCCACCGGATTCGAAAAGCAAACCGGTATTAAAGTGAATATCTTCCAGGCCACGACCGGCAAAGTCATGGCGCGCCTGGAAGCTGAACAGGCTAATCCGCAAGCCGATGTGCTGATCTCTGCCTCATGGGATACCGCCGAAGATCTGCAACATCGTGGCTGGCTGCTGCCGTATGAAAGCGCCAATGCGGCGAAAGTACCAGAGCAGTTCAAAACGGCAAACTATGTCGCGCAGGGTATTTCTGCACTCGGCATTGTGTGGAACACCAAAAGCGGCACGCCAGAGCCAAAAACCTGGCAGGATCTGACGGCGCCCGCGTTTAAAGATAAAGTCACCACGCCGGATCCCGCTCTGTCCGGCGCTTCACTCGATCTGTTGATTGGCCTGCAAAACAGCGAAGGCGAGAAAGCCTGGCAGTTGTTTGATCAGTTAAAAGCCAATGGCATGGTGATGAGCGGCCCGAATGCCCAGGCCGTCACACCCGTGCTGCAAGGGGCGAAAGCGGCGGTGTTTGGTGCGGTGGATTACGTCACCTATAACAACATCGCGCAGGGTGAAAGCGTCAAAGTGATCTTCCCGGAGAACGGCACCGTGGTAGCACCGCGTCCGATGATGATTCTGAAAAGCAGCCAACATGCCGATGATGCGAAGAAGTTCGTCGATTATGTGCTGTCGGATGAAGGCCAGGAGCAGGTCGCGAAGGCCTGGTTGATGCCTGCACGTACCGATATCAAAGCACAGCGTCCGCTGTTCACCGAGATCAAATTACTGCCCGCTAATAGCGATGGCAGCAGCGAGCGTTCGGCGGTGCTGAAGCGCTTTGGCGCCCTGTTCGGGCAGTAA
- a CDS encoding ABC transporter ATP-binding protein produces the protein MTHAVPIELKNLRWSVNNLTILHDLSLTIPAGEILALLGPSGCGKSTLLKLLAGLLQPTAGELWIGDRCAASARHCDAPEMRNLGMVFQDYALWPHMTVAQNVAFPLRMRGVKKATAREQADAALAQVGLADFGDRKPALLSGGQQQRVALARALVAKPAILLFDEPLSNLDRDLRETLVHTMADLLRSAGITAVYVTHDREEANTLADRIIHLAQGQIVSVTHLSGDRNAISQVS, from the coding sequence GTGACGCATGCCGTGCCTATCGAACTGAAAAATCTCAGATGGTCGGTGAACAATCTGACGATTCTGCACGATCTCTCCCTGACGATTCCCGCAGGCGAAATCCTTGCGCTGCTCGGCCCGAGCGGCTGTGGCAAAAGCACGCTGCTAAAACTGCTGGCGGGTTTGCTGCAACCCACGGCGGGTGAGCTATGGATTGGCGATCGCTGCGCTGCCTCTGCACGTCATTGTGATGCGCCGGAAATGCGCAACCTCGGCATGGTTTTCCAGGATTACGCCTTGTGGCCGCACATGACGGTGGCGCAAAACGTCGCTTTCCCGTTGCGCATGCGCGGTGTGAAAAAAGCGACGGCGCGTGAACAAGCCGATGCAGCGCTGGCGCAGGTTGGCCTGGCTGATTTTGGCGATCGCAAACCGGCGTTGCTCTCTGGCGGGCAGCAGCAGCGTGTCGCCCTCGCCCGTGCTTTGGTTGCCAAACCCGCGATTTTGTTGTTCGACGAACCGCTCTCCAATCTTGACCGCGATCTGCGCGAAACCCTGGTGCATACCATGGCCGATCTGCTGCGCAGTGCGGGCATTACCGCTGTTTATGTCACGCATGACCGCGAGGAAGCCAACACACTCGCCGACCGCATTATTCACCTGGCACAGGGCCAGATTGTTTCCGTTACTCACCTCTCAGGGGACCGCAATGCCATCTCTCAAGTCAGTTAA
- a CDS encoding MFS transporter: MPDQPAAAPEHGRLRLNLLILSIVKFNFASYLTIGLPLAVLPGFVHDGLGYSAFWAGLVISLQYIATLLSRPHAGRYADMWGPKKVVVLGLVGCLISGICILLSALTEGQGVVSLILLCLGRVILGVGQSFSGTGTSLWGVARVGSLHIGRVISWNGIVTYGAMAIGAPLGVVIFRSGGLLLLSSIIIAICVLAIALALPRAPVKGSKAKPLPFRDVLGKIYGFGLILAMGSAGFGVIATFITLFYQDKGWDGAAFALTMFSAAFVGTRLLFPNAINKLGGLRVASICFAVEAVGLFLVAGSFDPWMAKMGAFLTGAGFSLVFPAIGVVAVKVVPQQNQGSALATYTAFMDLSLGITGPIAGFIMSYAGVSLVYLLTALLVCLALFCTLRMMKRMPAEANVEIKENA; encoded by the coding sequence ATGCCTGACCAGCCTGCCGCAGCCCCTGAACACGGCCGACTTCGCCTGAATCTTCTGATCCTCTCCATTGTGAAGTTCAATTTCGCCAGCTATCTCACGATTGGCCTGCCGTTGGCGGTGCTGCCGGGCTTTGTCCATGACGGATTGGGCTACAGCGCCTTTTGGGCGGGATTGGTGATCAGCCTGCAGTACATCGCCACGCTGCTGAGCCGTCCACATGCCGGGCGCTATGCTGATATGTGGGGGCCGAAGAAGGTCGTGGTGCTGGGGCTGGTGGGTTGTCTGATTAGCGGCATCTGTATCCTGCTTTCAGCACTGACGGAAGGGCAGGGCGTCGTCAGCCTGATTTTGCTGTGTCTGGGGCGCGTAATATTGGGCGTGGGGCAAAGCTTCTCTGGCACCGGCACTTCACTGTGGGGCGTGGCGCGCGTTGGGTCGCTGCATATTGGTCGGGTGATTTCCTGGAACGGTATCGTCACCTACGGCGCGATGGCGATTGGTGCACCGCTGGGTGTGGTGATTTTCCGCAGCGGCGGTTTACTGCTGCTTTCCAGCATCATCATAGCCATCTGCGTGCTGGCGATTGCGCTGGCACTGCCGCGTGCGCCGGTGAAAGGCAGCAAAGCCAAACCGCTGCCGTTTCGTGATGTGCTGGGCAAAATCTACGGTTTTGGCCTGATCCTGGCGATGGGGTCAGCAGGGTTTGGCGTCATCGCCACCTTTATCACCCTGTTCTATCAGGATAAAGGCTGGGATGGTGCCGCCTTTGCCCTAACGATGTTCAGTGCCGCCTTTGTCGGCACGCGCCTGCTGTTCCCCAACGCTATCAATAAACTCGGTGGCCTGCGCGTCGCCAGCATCTGTTTTGCCGTCGAAGCGGTTGGACTGTTTCTGGTGGCGGGTTCATTCGATCCCTGGATGGCCAAAATGGGGGCGTTTCTAACCGGTGCAGGTTTCTCGCTGGTGTTCCCGGCTATTGGCGTGGTGGCGGTGAAGGTGGTACCGCAGCAGAATCAGGGCAGCGCGCTAGCGACCTACACGGCGTTTATGGATCTGTCATTGGGCATCACTGGCCCGATTGCGGGGTTTATCATGAGTTACGCCGGAGTCTCGCTGGTGTATCTGCTGACTGCGCTGCTGGTATGTCTGGCGCTGTTCTGCACGTTACGCATGATGAAGCGCATGCCCGCAGAGGCGAACGTAGAAATCAAAGAAAATGCCTGA